In Acaryochloris marina S15, a single genomic region encodes these proteins:
- the tyrS gene encoding tyrosine--tRNA ligase, which produces MVDAVSSLLQRGVSDIFPNNADSQQADDNLVYRLKTADQPLRIKLGIDPTGTDLHLGHSLPIRKLRAFQDLGHKAVLIIGDFTARVGDPTGKSEVRRQLTEAEVQHNIQTYLDQIKPILDFDTPDRLEVRYNSEWLSKIDLAKTLELLTTMTVGQMLAKEGFAERYQQGTPVYLHEFLYPLLQGYDSVAVEADVELGGTDQKFNIAIGRDLQRHFGLRPQFGLLTPILLGTDGVQKMSKSLNNYVGLAEDAVSMYSKLEKTPDALLSEYFEHLTDLPLKELPENPREQQKLLAHTLVSQYHSVAIANETQQSLAAMVTQGDMSQTDVIPEYSLAEVTFPAKLFYLLSASGLCSSSSDARRQIKGGAVKLDGTKITVVDQTYDQPDDLIGTVLQVGKKKFIRFIA; this is translated from the coding sequence TGTCTTCGTTGCTCCAGCGGGGTGTTAGCGATATTTTCCCCAATAATGCTGATTCCCAGCAAGCGGATGATAATTTAGTCTATCGCTTGAAAACAGCGGATCAGCCGTTGCGCATCAAGCTGGGCATTGACCCGACGGGTACTGATCTCCATTTAGGCCATAGCCTGCCTATTCGTAAACTGCGGGCTTTTCAGGATTTAGGCCATAAAGCCGTGTTGATTATTGGAGATTTTACCGCTCGTGTGGGTGATCCAACGGGTAAGTCAGAGGTCCGCCGTCAGCTCACAGAAGCAGAGGTGCAGCACAATATTCAGACGTATCTAGATCAAATTAAGCCGATTTTAGATTTTGATACCCCCGATCGGCTGGAGGTTCGCTATAACTCGGAATGGTTGTCCAAAATCGATTTGGCGAAGACTTTAGAACTACTGACCACCATGACCGTGGGGCAAATGCTGGCGAAGGAAGGATTCGCAGAACGCTACCAGCAGGGGACACCTGTCTATTTACATGAATTTTTATATCCTCTACTCCAGGGCTATGACTCGGTGGCTGTTGAGGCGGATGTGGAACTCGGGGGAACCGATCAGAAGTTCAATATTGCCATTGGTCGAGATTTACAGCGACATTTTGGCCTGCGCCCACAGTTTGGTCTGTTAACTCCAATTCTGTTGGGGACAGATGGAGTACAAAAAATGTCTAAGTCTTTGAATAACTATGTGGGCTTAGCTGAAGATGCGGTCAGTATGTACTCCAAGTTGGAGAAGACCCCTGATGCTTTGCTGTCCGAGTATTTCGAGCACCTAACAGACTTGCCCCTCAAAGAGCTACCCGAGAATCCTCGGGAGCAGCAGAAGCTGTTGGCCCATACCTTGGTGAGCCAGTATCACAGTGTTGCGATCGCAAATGAAACACAACAATCCCTAGCAGCGATGGTGACCCAGGGAGATATGAGCCAAACCGATGTTATTCCTGAATATTCATTGGCAGAGGTTACCTTTCCTGCCAAGCTGTTCTATTTGCTGAGTGCCAGCGGCTTGTGTTCCAGCAGTAGTGATGCCCGTCGCCAAATTAAGGGTGGAGCTGTGAAATTAGATGGCACTAAAATCACCGTGGTTGATCAAACCT